From one Nothobranchius furzeri strain GRZ-AD chromosome 2, NfurGRZ-RIMD1, whole genome shotgun sequence genomic stretch:
- the rpl7l1 gene encoding 60S ribosomal protein L7-like 1, whose translation MAEPESEKVIKLVPEFLLKKRKTYQAIKATQAKLALLEKRRISKGKPLKFKRLEDFLKDSHKKHRDDTRLQRAHHRPPAPLPSAKNKLAFVVRIRMVKGVSPKVMKVIQMMRLRKIFSGAFIKINQTSVSMMRMVEPYVAWGYPNLKSVRELVLKRGQTRIGRRRVPLTDNNFIEQHMGKHGIICLEDLIHEIYSVGKNFRAANNFLLPFKLSVPRHAAKDKVGLLKDVGDPGFRGTDINSIIRLLN comes from the exons ATGGCCGAGCCAGA GTCTGAGAAGGTGATCAAGCTAGTTCCTGAGTTTCTCCTGAAGAAAAGGAAAACCTACCAGGCGATCAAAGCCACCCAGGCTAAGCTAGCTCTGCTGGAGAAGAGAagg ATCTCAAAAGGAAAGCCTTTAAAGTTCAAGCGTTTGGAGGACTTCCTGAAAGACAGCCACAAGAAGCATCGTGATGACACTCGCCTCCAGAGGGCACACCACAGGCCACCTGCCCCGCTGCCGTCGGCCAAGAACAAACTGGCCTTCGTTGTTCGCATCAGAAT GGTCAAAGGTGTCAGCCCCAAAGTCATGAAGGTGATCCAGATGATGAGGCTGAGGAAGATCTTCAGCGGAGCCTTCATCAAGATCAACCAGACGTCCGTCTCCATGATGAGGATGGTGGAGCCCTACGTGGCGTGGGG ATATCCCAACCTGAAGTCAGTCCGGGAGCTCGTCCTGAAGAGAGGCCAGACCAGGATCGGCAGGAGAAGGGTTCCTCTGACAGACAACAACTTCATAGAGCAGCACATGG GTAAACACGGCATCATCTGTCTAGAAGACCTGATTCATGAAATCTACTCAGTTGGGAAGAATTTCCGGGCGGCCAACAACTTCCTGTTGCCATTCAAGTTGTCGGTGCCTCGTCACGCCGCCAAGGACAAAGTCGGGCTCCTTAAAGACGTGGGGGACCCGGGCTTCCGCGGGACGGATATAAACTCcatcatcagactgctgaactga